The following proteins are encoded in a genomic region of Phycisphaerae bacterium:
- the phaC gene encoding class III poly(R)-hydroxyalkanoic acid synthase subunit PhaC produces the protein MNSTFTNPFAAMFPQNASAFLPDVEGFRQRMMAMPKIMEIAQRVKVGASPSEVIYQEDKLRVLHYESDVPKQYRTPIILCFALVNRPYILDLLPHKSVVQQFLRAGFDVFLIDWGVPSESDRHLTIEHYVERYLHNVVREVAKFCEVDQVSLLGYCMGGTLSAMYTSLHQEMIRNFILMAAPIDWSSRESLLGAWTDPKYFDVDAMIDAFGNAPPQWLQGSFAILKPVSNLIEKWFGFYEKMTDEKFVEEFVAMETWGNDNIPVAGETFRQFVKDCFQKNLLLQGKMRLGTKRIDLRNITCPVLNLMASNDHLVPCGQSAPFNDAIGSTDRKSITFPAGHIGLSVGSKAHKELWPRACEWLGERSERI, from the coding sequence ATGAACAGCACCTTTACGAACCCGTTCGCGGCGATGTTCCCGCAAAACGCATCCGCCTTTCTCCCTGATGTCGAGGGCTTTCGCCAGCGCATGATGGCCATGCCGAAGATCATGGAAATCGCCCAGCGCGTGAAGGTCGGGGCTTCACCCAGCGAGGTCATCTATCAGGAAGACAAGCTGCGTGTTCTCCATTACGAGTCCGATGTCCCGAAGCAGTATCGCACGCCGATCATACTCTGCTTCGCACTTGTCAATCGGCCGTACATTCTGGACTTGCTGCCGCACAAAAGCGTCGTTCAGCAGTTTCTCCGCGCGGGCTTCGACGTCTTCCTGATTGACTGGGGCGTGCCTTCCGAATCCGACCGCCACCTCACCATCGAACACTATGTCGAGCGCTACCTGCACAACGTCGTCCGCGAGGTCGCCAAGTTCTGCGAGGTCGATCAGGTTTCACTTCTTGGCTATTGCATGGGTGGAACGCTCAGCGCGATGTACACTTCGCTCCACCAGGAAATGATTCGCAACTTCATACTGATGGCCGCTCCGATCGACTGGTCCAGCCGCGAAAGCCTCCTGGGTGCATGGACGGATCCGAAATACTTCGACGTCGATGCAATGATCGACGCATTCGGCAACGCGCCGCCCCAGTGGCTTCAGGGATCCTTCGCCATTCTCAAGCCGGTCAGCAATTTGATCGAGAAGTGGTTCGGCTTCTATGAGAAAATGACGGACGAAAAATTCGTCGAGGAATTCGTCGCGATGGAAACATGGGGCAACGACAACATCCCCGTCGCCGGCGAAACATTCCGGCAATTCGTGAAGGATTGCTTCCAGAAAAACCTGCTCCTCCAGGGTAAGATGCGACTGGGCACAAAGCGGATCGACCTTCGCAACATCACCTGCCCCGTGCTCAATCTCATGGCATCGAACGACCACCTCGTACCTTGCGGCCAGAGCGCGCCGTTCAACGACGCAATTGGCTCGACCGATCGAAAGTCGATCACATTCCCGGCGGGCCACATCGGATTGTCGGTCGGCAGCAAAGCGCACAAGGAGTTATGGCCCAGGGCTTGCGAGTGGCTGGGAGAGCGCAGCGAGAGAATCTGA
- a CDS encoding SDR family oxidoreductase — protein MELKGKTAVVTGAASGIGLATCEAMAKEGVTGIAMVDRSAAVSDAAQNLNSTAGREVAFPFIGDVTSQDFRKSVFAAMHQRFGAVQLCVPAAGITRDRLSLKIDKETGKADIYPLDDMRTLLDINLIAPIYWAIETIASIAADRVRRRLGRWDSSEGAQGCVVLIGSVSSSGNKGQISYATAKAGLEGAQATLAKEAIYFGTRCAIIHPGYTDTPMVRSLGEDFIREQILPHTQLRRLCRPAEIADAIVFMLKNSAVSGSLWVDAGWHPAA, from the coding sequence ATGGAACTCAAAGGTAAAACAGCGGTCGTCACGGGCGCAGCCAGCGGTATTGGCCTGGCCACCTGCGAAGCAATGGCAAAAGAGGGAGTCACCGGCATCGCGATGGTCGATCGAAGTGCGGCCGTTTCCGATGCCGCACAAAATCTGAATTCGACGGCAGGGCGCGAAGTCGCCTTTCCGTTCATCGGCGACGTCACGAGTCAGGATTTTCGCAAATCGGTCTTCGCCGCGATGCACCAGCGGTTTGGCGCGGTCCAGCTCTGCGTTCCGGCAGCAGGGATCACGCGCGATCGCCTGTCGCTCAAAATCGATAAGGAAACCGGCAAGGCCGACATCTATCCACTGGACGACATGCGGACACTGCTCGACATCAACCTGATTGCACCCATCTACTGGGCCATCGAGACCATCGCAAGCATTGCGGCAGATCGCGTGCGCCGGCGACTGGGTCGATGGGATTCTTCAGAAGGCGCGCAAGGCTGTGTCGTCTTGATCGGTTCTGTGTCGTCATCCGGCAACAAGGGTCAGATCTCGTACGCGACAGCAAAGGCCGGACTCGAAGGCGCACAAGCAACGCTCGCCAAAGAGGCCATCTACTTCGGCACGCGGTGCGCAATCATCCATCCGGGCTATACAGACACGCCGATGGTTCGATCACTCGGTGAGGATTTCATCAGGGAGCAAATTCTCCCCCACACGCAACTGAGGCGACTTTGCCGCCCCGCCGAGATTGCCGATGCGATCGTCTTCATGCTCAAGAACTCGGCGGTCAGCGGTTCGCTCTGGGTCGATGCCGGCTGGCATCCGGCGGCGTGA
- a CDS encoding Nramp family divalent metal transporter, producing the protein MSGRLRQILISLAPGILVAATGVGSGDLITAAFAGSRVGAGLAWAAVVGSVLKWFLNEGLARWQMATETTLLEGWHEQLSKWVRYVFFGYLLIWAFVTGGAMVNACGVAGLALFPIGDDPARAKIIWGVVHSIVGLVFVLLGGFRLFERVMGVCIGVMFVTVLVTAALIIIRRDAAADLASLQFPTDPSGRKWLLGVLGGVGGTVTLLSYGYWIREEGRRGADGVRASRIDLAAGYAMTGLFGVAMILIGSQLSLSGGGDSVALQLAEQLQNAVGTAGPVCRWVFLIGFWGAVFSSLLGVWQSTPYFFTDLILLGRRHTAQERRMIVYDRTTTYRVCLVLISIVPLILLWQPSATIQLAYTVLGAFFMPFLALTLLLLNNSRAIPREFRSGHLTNAALVITLCFFGYQGGLEIYETIVRASTGS; encoded by the coding sequence ATGTCAGGTCGGCTGCGTCAAATCCTCATTTCACTCGCGCCCGGAATACTCGTCGCCGCGACGGGAGTCGGTTCGGGCGATCTGATCACCGCGGCCTTTGCGGGTTCACGCGTCGGCGCAGGACTGGCGTGGGCGGCCGTCGTTGGCTCCGTGCTGAAATGGTTTCTCAATGAGGGCCTCGCCCGCTGGCAGATGGCGACGGAGACGACGCTGCTCGAAGGCTGGCATGAACAGCTCAGCAAATGGGTTCGCTACGTTTTCTTCGGTTACCTGCTGATCTGGGCTTTCGTTACCGGTGGCGCGATGGTCAATGCATGCGGAGTCGCCGGGCTGGCGCTTTTTCCGATCGGCGACGATCCCGCTCGCGCCAAGATCATCTGGGGAGTCGTTCACTCCATCGTCGGCCTGGTGTTCGTGCTGCTGGGCGGTTTCCGGCTGTTCGAACGCGTCATGGGCGTCTGCATCGGTGTCATGTTCGTGACCGTCCTGGTCACCGCGGCATTGATCATCATTCGGCGCGACGCTGCCGCGGACCTGGCCAGCTTGCAGTTCCCGACCGATCCTTCAGGCCGAAAGTGGCTGCTGGGCGTGCTCGGCGGTGTCGGCGGAACGGTGACACTGCTCTCCTACGGGTACTGGATTCGCGAAGAAGGCCGGCGCGGAGCGGATGGCGTGCGAGCCAGCCGCATCGATCTCGCGGCAGGCTATGCCATGACCGGGCTTTTCGGCGTGGCGATGATCCTGATCGGATCGCAGCTTTCGCTGTCCGGCGGGGGCGATTCAGTCGCACTGCAACTGGCTGAGCAGTTGCAGAATGCCGTCGGCACGGCAGGCCCCGTCTGTCGTTGGGTGTTCCTGATTGGTTTCTGGGGTGCGGTGTTCTCGAGCTTGCTCGGCGTCTGGCAGAGCACACCCTACTTCTTCACCGACCTCATCCTGCTCGGCCGTCGCCACACGGCGCAGGAGCGGCGGATGATTGTTTATGACCGCACTACGACCTACCGCGTCTGCCTGGTGCTGATTTCGATTGTCCCGCTTATTCTACTGTGGCAGCCGTCTGCGACGATTCAACTCGCCTACACGGTCCTCGGCGCCTTCTTCATGCCGTTTCTCGCGCTGACACTGCTTCTGCTAAATAACAGCCGCGCGATCCCTCGCGAATTTCGCTCCGGGCACCTCACCAACGCCGCACTGGTCATCACGCTCTGCTTCTTTGGATATCAAGGCGGGCTCGAAATCTACGAAACGATCGTTCGCGCATCAACCGGTTCATGA
- the fabG gene encoding 3-oxoacyl-[acyl-carrier-protein] reductase produces the protein MGVLDGKVSLVTGGSRGIGRAISIALAEAGSDVAINYAHNRARAEEVADVINKMGRKAHVYMADVSKTEDNDRMVEAVFKDFGSVQIVVNNAGITRDKSFVKMDRQMWDEVLTTNLTGPAMVIYRTIKPMIESGWGRVINISSIVGQMGNFGQANYAAAKGGLAALTKTLAREFAKKNVTVNAVAPGFIETDMTADVPDAALDAVRQLTPMGRLGKPEEVAATVVFLASPAASFITGEVIGVNGGMYM, from the coding sequence ATGGGCGTACTCGACGGCAAGGTGAGTCTGGTCACGGGCGGCTCACGCGGAATCGGTCGCGCCATCTCCATCGCGCTGGCGGAAGCAGGCTCCGATGTCGCGATCAACTATGCACACAACCGCGCACGGGCCGAGGAAGTCGCCGACGTAATCAACAAGATGGGCCGCAAGGCCCACGTCTACATGGCCGACGTTTCAAAAACCGAAGACAACGATCGCATGGTCGAAGCCGTCTTCAAGGACTTCGGTTCAGTCCAGATCGTCGTCAACAACGCGGGCATCACGCGCGACAAGTCGTTCGTCAAGATGGACCGGCAGATGTGGGATGAAGTGCTAACGACCAATCTCACAGGCCCCGCAATGGTCATCTACCGCACAATCAAGCCGATGATCGAGTCCGGCTGGGGCCGCGTGATCAACATCAGCAGCATCGTCGGCCAGATGGGCAACTTCGGTCAGGCCAACTACGCCGCCGCCAAGGGCGGTCTGGCCGCCCTCACAAAGACTCTCGCACGCGAGTTCGCCAAGAAGAACGTCACGGTCAACGCCGTGGCCCCCGGATTCATCGAAACCGATATGACCGCCGACGTCCCCGATGCCGCGCTCGATGCCGTACGCCAGCTCACTCCGATGGGCCGGCTGGGCAAGCCGGAGGAAGTGGCTGCGACGGTTGTCTTCCTCGCGTCGCCGGCGGCCTCGTTTATCACGGGCGAAGTCATCGGCGTCAACGGCGGCATGTACATGTAA